The following are encoded together in the Methylorubrum sp. B1-46 genome:
- a CDS encoding serine protease produces the protein MAQGRRARRVLAMGGVLALVAIAGSRAPAGDDPTHRASAVAPHDLARGRSAALYPHDGRRDMTGGDRARYPGAGVLWCRRSDGVPQKAAAAWLIGTASLVMLNAHNFRNRQLETTRSVGDCYFQIGGRNYDFVADSLRLGVAANATRLHITDDWALLRLAQPADAPRQPVPEAAPDLPTGDLALAVTLVAPGGHQNYRGDSSLETCTVRRIDPPTEGGIRRARHDCNDGYGGSGSGLFDEAGRLVAMQSASLSMNSRHAFDIEFHYGSALLIEGELLDALRRAQREDGARPAP, from the coding sequence ATGGCGCAGGGGCGGCGCGCACGGCGCGTTCTGGCGATGGGGGGCGTGCTCGCGCTGGTAGCAATCGCAGGCAGCCGCGCCCCGGCGGGAGACGATCCGACGCACCGGGCCTCCGCGGTGGCTCCACACGATCTCGCGAGGGGCCGGAGCGCCGCGCTCTACCCCCATGACGGGCGCCGCGACATGACGGGCGGCGACCGGGCCCGCTATCCGGGAGCCGGGGTTCTGTGGTGCCGCCGCTCGGACGGGGTGCCGCAGAAGGCCGCGGCCGCGTGGCTGATCGGCACGGCCTCGCTCGTGATGCTGAACGCCCACAACTTCCGAAACCGGCAGCTCGAGACGACGCGATCGGTCGGCGATTGCTATTTTCAGATCGGCGGCCGCAACTACGACTTCGTCGCCGACAGCCTGCGGCTCGGCGTGGCCGCGAACGCCACACGCCTCCACATCACCGACGATTGGGCGTTGCTGCGCCTCGCGCAGCCCGCCGACGCCCCGCGCCAGCCGGTGCCGGAGGCGGCTCCCGACCTGCCCACGGGCGACCTCGCGCTTGCCGTGACCCTCGTCGCTCCCGGCGGTCACCAGAACTACCGGGGCGACAGCAGCCTGGAGACCTGCACGGTCCGCCGGATCGATCCGCCGACGGAGGGCGGCATCCGCCGTGCCCGCCACGATTGCAACGACGGCTATGGCGGCTCGGGTTCGGGGCTGTTCGATGAGGCCGGGCGGCTCGTGGCCATGCAGAGCGCCTCGCTCTCGATGAACTCCCGGCACGCCTTCGACATCGAGTTCCATTACGGCTCCGCCCTGCTCATCGAGGGCGAATTGCTCGACGCCCTGCGCCGGGCGCAGCGGGAGGACGGAGCGCGGCCGGCACCGTGA
- a CDS encoding DUF4336 domain-containing protein yields MSDPTYPPLDVLKPVAFGLWIVDSGPIHAAGLPLPVRMTVVRLSDGSLWLHSPTRYEAGLHREIEALGPIRHLVAPNVAHWTYLKEWQRHCPQALTWAAPNLRQRRQVRQAGLRLDRDLGEAAPPEWSADLTQTVVPGGLGFREVAFFHAASATLILTDLVLNLEPGKLPLLLRPLLRIAGATAPDGRAPIYLRLVIRLHKRAAARAAAKLVALSPERVVFSHGAWFDRNGTNELRRSLRWLLD; encoded by the coding sequence GTGAGCGATCCGACCTACCCTCCCCTCGATGTGCTCAAGCCCGTGGCCTTCGGCCTCTGGATCGTGGATAGCGGCCCGATCCACGCCGCCGGGCTGCCGTTGCCGGTGCGCATGACCGTGGTGCGGCTCTCCGATGGCAGCCTCTGGCTGCACTCGCCGACCCGTTACGAGGCGGGCCTGCACCGCGAGATCGAGGCGCTCGGGCCGATCCGCCACCTCGTCGCGCCCAACGTCGCGCACTGGACCTATCTGAAGGAATGGCAGCGCCATTGCCCGCAGGCCCTGACCTGGGCCGCCCCGAACCTGCGCCAGCGCCGGCAGGTCCGTCAGGCCGGCCTGCGGCTGGACCGGGATCTCGGCGAGGCGGCGCCGCCCGAATGGTCCGCCGATCTGACGCAGACCGTGGTGCCCGGCGGGCTCGGGTTCCGGGAGGTGGCGTTCTTCCACGCCGCCTCGGCGACGCTGATTCTGACCGACCTCGTGCTGAACCTGGAACCGGGCAAGCTGCCGCTCCTGCTGCGCCCGCTTCTGCGAATCGCCGGAGCGACCGCGCCCGACGGGCGCGCGCCGATCTATCTTCGGCTGGTGATCCGCCTGCACAAGCGCGCGGCGGCCCGTGCCGCCGCGAAGCTCGTCGCCCTGTCGCCGGAGCGCGTGGTGTTCAGCCACGGCGCTTGGTTCGACCGGAACGGCACGAACGAGTTGCGCCGCTCCCTCCGTTGGCTGCTCGACTGA
- a CDS encoding MBL fold metallo-hydrolase, with protein MAQQIPISRQARADDPRADAERDDGTHEIAPDLAYRRLVLANVVFVGASGAGDRNWVLVDAGIPGSKAAIRNAAAARFGEGARPAAIVLTHGHFDHVGVLEDLAEEWDVPVYAHGLEHPYLDGSASYPTPDPSVGGGLMARIAPLYPTKPVDVSARLQRLPADGSVPPMPGWRWLHTPGHAPGHVSFWREADRSLIAGDAFVTTAQESAYAVVTQEPEIHGPPMYLTLDWPAAGGSVRSLAALRPERAITGHGRPLQGPELRRGLDALAQDFERVAVPDQGRYVETPARAEDGSAYRSP; from the coding sequence GTGGCGCAGCAGATCCCGATCAGCCGCCAAGCCCGCGCCGACGACCCGCGGGCCGATGCCGAGCGCGACGACGGCACCCACGAAATCGCGCCCGATCTTGCCTATCGCCGCCTTGTCCTGGCCAACGTCGTGTTCGTCGGCGCCTCCGGCGCGGGGGACCGCAACTGGGTCCTCGTCGATGCCGGCATTCCGGGCTCGAAGGCGGCGATCCGCAACGCCGCCGCCGCCCGCTTCGGCGAGGGCGCCCGGCCGGCGGCCATCGTCCTGACCCACGGCCATTTCGACCATGTCGGCGTGCTGGAGGATCTGGCGGAGGAGTGGGACGTTCCCGTCTACGCCCACGGCCTCGAACACCCCTATCTCGACGGCAGCGCCTCTTACCCGACGCCGGATCCGAGTGTCGGCGGCGGATTGATGGCGCGCATCGCGCCGCTCTATCCCACCAAGCCGGTGGACGTGTCCGCGCGCCTGCAACGCCTGCCCGCCGACGGCAGCGTGCCGCCGATGCCGGGCTGGCGCTGGCTGCACACGCCGGGCCATGCGCCGGGCCACGTCTCGTTCTGGCGCGAGGCCGATCGCAGCCTGATCGCGGGCGATGCCTTCGTCACCACCGCGCAGGAATCGGCCTATGCCGTCGTCACACAGGAGCCGGAGATCCACGGCCCGCCGATGTATCTGACGCTCGATTGGCCGGCGGCGGGCGGCTCCGTGCGCAGCCTCGCCGCGCTCCGGCCCGAGCGGGCGATCACCGGCCACGGACGTCCCCTCCAGGGACCGGAGCTGCGCCGCGGCCTCGACGCGCTGGCCCAAGATTTCGAGCGCGTCGCGGTGCCGGACCAGGGCCGCTACGTCGAGACGCCGGCGCGGGCCGAGGACGGTTCCGCCTACCGCTCGCCGTGA
- a CDS encoding DUF2243 domain-containing protein, giving the protein MATRDQPGVPVPTEGADFPVAAGVLFGLGLGGFFDGIVLHQVLQWHHMLSSWYPITSIENLERNTLWDGIFHSATYVFVVIGLFVLWRRARGRHLRWSNRALTGSLLVGWGLFNLVEGLIDHHWLGVHHVNERVDRAYWLAWDLGFLAWGLAMLLGGLWLLRRGRGPAEAAPAALRR; this is encoded by the coding sequence ATGGCGACGCGCGATCAACCGGGCGTTCCCGTGCCGACCGAGGGTGCCGACTTCCCGGTCGCGGCGGGCGTGCTGTTCGGGCTCGGTCTCGGCGGCTTCTTCGACGGGATCGTGCTGCATCAGGTGCTGCAATGGCACCACATGCTCAGTTCCTGGTACCCGATCACCTCGATCGAGAACCTCGAACGCAACACGTTGTGGGACGGCATCTTCCACAGCGCGACCTACGTCTTCGTCGTGATTGGGCTGTTCGTCCTGTGGCGCCGGGCGCGGGGGCGGCACCTGCGCTGGTCGAACCGGGCGCTGACCGGCAGCCTGCTCGTCGGCTGGGGGCTGTTCAACCTCGTCGAAGGGCTGATCGACCACCACTGGCTCGGTGTGCACCACGTCAACGAGCGGGTGGACCGGGCGTACTGGCTCGCCTGGGATCTCGGCTTCCTCGCCTGGGGCCTCGCCATGCTGCTCGGCGGCCTCTGGCTGCTGCGGCGTGGGCGCGGGCCTGCCGAAGCGGCTCCTGCGGCGCTCCGGCGATGA
- the glmU gene encoding bifunctional UDP-N-acetylglucosamine diphosphorylase/glucosamine-1-phosphate N-acetyltransferase GlmU has protein sequence MTAGANKGAESGFTAIVLAAGKGTRMRSDRPKVLHALANRSMLGHVLAAVQEAGASRLAVVVEPGREDVAREIERLAPGAGVHPQAERLGTAHAVLAARAALEGGQDVIVAFGDTPLITAETYARLRAPLREGAAVAVLAFEAADPTGYGRVLTEGGRVLAIREEKDASEDERRVCLSNAGLMALSGAHALSLLERIGNDNANREYYLTDAVALAVADGLSVAVVPVDEAEAQGVNDRVQLSQAEATIQARLRRAAQLGGATLIAPETVFLSVDTILGRDVVVEPHSVFGPGVVVGDGCTIRAFSHLHDARLMEGADIGPHVRLRGGAVLGAGVHLGNFVEIKNATLHAGAKASHLTYLGDAEVGAGANIGAGTITCNYDGVSKHRTTIGAGAFIGSNSALVAPVSVGAGALVGAGSVITRDVPADALAVARGRQVTREGAAKTLRQSLKAAKAAREAREG, from the coding sequence ATGACGGCAGGCGCGAACAAGGGGGCGGAGAGCGGCTTCACCGCGATCGTGCTGGCGGCCGGCAAGGGCACGCGTATGCGTTCCGACCGGCCCAAGGTGCTTCATGCGCTGGCCAACCGCTCGATGCTCGGCCACGTGCTCGCCGCCGTGCAGGAGGCAGGGGCCTCCCGCCTCGCAGTGGTGGTCGAGCCGGGCCGCGAGGACGTCGCTCGCGAGATCGAGCGGCTGGCGCCCGGCGCCGGCGTTCACCCCCAGGCCGAGCGGCTCGGCACCGCGCATGCGGTCCTCGCCGCCCGTGCGGCCCTGGAGGGGGGGCAGGACGTGATCGTGGCCTTCGGCGACACGCCGCTGATCACGGCCGAGACCTATGCCCGCCTGCGCGCCCCCCTGCGCGAGGGCGCGGCGGTGGCGGTGCTGGCTTTTGAGGCCGCCGACCCCACCGGCTACGGGCGCGTTCTGACGGAAGGCGGCCGCGTCCTGGCGATCCGCGAGGAGAAGGATGCGTCGGAAGACGAGCGCCGCGTGTGTCTGTCGAATGCCGGGCTGATGGCGCTCTCGGGCGCGCACGCCCTCTCTCTGCTGGAGCGGATCGGCAACGACAACGCCAACCGCGAATACTACCTCACCGATGCGGTGGCGCTCGCCGTCGCCGATGGGCTCTCCGTCGCGGTCGTGCCGGTGGACGAGGCGGAGGCGCAGGGGGTCAACGACCGGGTGCAGCTCAGCCAGGCCGAGGCCACGATCCAGGCGCGCCTACGCCGGGCGGCCCAGCTCGGCGGGGCGACGCTGATCGCCCCCGAGACGGTGTTCCTGAGCGTCGACACGATTCTCGGACGCGACGTCGTCGTCGAGCCCCACAGTGTGTTCGGCCCCGGCGTCGTCGTCGGCGACGGCTGCACCATCCGCGCCTTCTCGCACCTGCACGACGCTCGGCTGATGGAGGGGGCCGATATCGGCCCGCATGTGCGCCTGCGCGGCGGCGCGGTGCTGGGGGCGGGCGTGCATCTCGGCAACTTCGTCGAGATCAAGAACGCGACCCTGCACGCGGGCGCCAAGGCCTCGCACCTGACCTATCTCGGCGACGCCGAGGTCGGAGCGGGCGCCAATATCGGCGCGGGCACCATCACCTGCAATTACGACGGCGTGTCGAAGCACCGCACAACCATCGGCGCGGGCGCCTTCATCGGCTCGAACTCGGCGCTGGTGGCGCCGGTGAGCGTCGGCGCGGGCGCGTTGGTCGGGGCCGGCTCGGTCATCACCCGCGACGTGCCGGCGGACGCGCTCGCCGTGGCGCGGGGGCGGCAGGTCACCCGCGAGGGAGCGGCCAAGACCCTGCGTCAGTCGCTGAAGGCCGCCAAGGCTGCCCGAGAAGCCAGGGAGGGCTGA
- the glmS gene encoding glutamine--fructose-6-phosphate transaminase (isomerizing) — translation MCGIVGIVGRESVADALVEALRRLEYRGYDSAGIATLDHGRLDRRRAEGKLSNLQRKLAETPLPGDIGIGHTRWATHGRPNETNAHPHATERLAVVHNGIIENFRELKAELVAAGARFESETDTEVVAQLVSHLMGQGLGPVAAVEAALPRLHGAFALAFLFAGEENFLIGARHGAPLAIGYGQGETYLGSDALALAPFTDEITYLEEGDWAILTRDGAEIRDITEAPVRRPRQRIATQAYLVDKGNHRHFMAKEIHEQPEVVGRTLAHYIDMARGRVVVPEALPFDFARLSRLSITACGTAYYAGLVAKYWFETVARLPVEIDVASETRYREPPLERDGLTLVISQSGETADTLASLRYAKAQGQHTLAVVNVPTSTIARESSAVMPTFAGPEIGVASTKAFSCQLTVLLCLALAAGRARGVLDAERERAIVDALITAPGLMAEAVKMEAEVEGLAREIAKARDVLYLGRGTSYPMALEGALKLKEISYIHAEGYAAGELKHGPIALIDESVPVIVIAPHDAIFEKTVSNMQEVAARGGRIILVGDAKGAAAAGLDTLATLTMPDVDPVIAPIVYAVPIQLIAYHTAVFMGKDVDQPRNLAKSVTVE, via the coding sequence ATGTGCGGAATCGTCGGCATCGTCGGGCGTGAGTCAGTCGCGGACGCACTGGTCGAGGCGTTGCGACGGCTCGAATATCGCGGCTACGATTCGGCCGGCATCGCCACCCTGGATCATGGCCGGCTCGACCGGCGGCGTGCCGAGGGCAAGCTCTCGAACCTGCAGCGCAAGCTCGCCGAGACGCCGCTGCCGGGCGACATCGGCATCGGCCATACCCGCTGGGCGACGCACGGACGCCCGAACGAGACCAATGCTCACCCGCACGCCACCGAGCGGCTGGCCGTGGTCCATAACGGGATCATCGAGAATTTTCGCGAGTTGAAGGCCGAACTCGTGGCGGCGGGCGCGCGCTTCGAGAGCGAGACCGACACCGAGGTGGTGGCCCAACTCGTGAGCCACCTGATGGGACAGGGGCTCGGGCCGGTGGCCGCGGTCGAGGCGGCGCTGCCGCGCCTGCACGGTGCCTTCGCCCTGGCCTTCCTGTTCGCGGGCGAGGAAAACTTCCTGATCGGCGCCCGCCACGGCGCGCCGCTCGCCATTGGCTACGGGCAGGGTGAGACCTATCTCGGCTCGGACGCGCTCGCGCTCGCGCCGTTCACCGACGAGATCACCTATCTCGAAGAGGGCGACTGGGCGATCCTGACCCGCGACGGCGCCGAGATTCGGGACATCACCGAAGCCCCGGTGCGCCGGCCGCGCCAGCGCATCGCGACGCAGGCCTACCTCGTCGACAAGGGCAATCACCGCCACTTCATGGCCAAGGAGATCCACGAGCAGCCGGAAGTCGTCGGCCGCACGCTAGCCCACTACATTGACATGGCCCGCGGCCGGGTCGTCGTGCCCGAGGCGCTGCCCTTCGACTTCGCCCGGCTCTCGCGCCTCTCGATCACCGCCTGCGGCACCGCCTACTATGCCGGTCTCGTCGCCAAATACTGGTTCGAGACCGTGGCGCGCCTGCCGGTCGAGATCGACGTCGCCTCCGAGACCCGCTACCGCGAGCCGCCGCTGGAGCGGGATGGGCTGACGCTGGTGATCTCGCAATCGGGCGAGACCGCCGACACGCTCGCCTCGCTGCGCTACGCCAAGGCCCAAGGCCAGCACACCCTGGCGGTGGTCAACGTGCCGACCTCGACCATCGCGCGGGAATCCTCGGCGGTGATGCCGACCTTCGCCGGGCCCGAGATCGGGGTGGCCTCCACGAAGGCCTTCTCCTGCCAGCTCACGGTGCTGCTCTGCCTCGCGCTGGCCGCCGGGCGCGCCCGCGGCGTGCTGGATGCGGAGCGCGAGCGTGCCATCGTCGATGCGCTCATCACCGCCCCCGGCCTGATGGCCGAGGCGGTCAAGATGGAAGCCGAGGTCGAGGGGCTCGCCCGCGAGATCGCGAAAGCCCGCGACGTGCTCTATCTGGGGCGCGGCACGAGCTACCCGATGGCGCTCGAAGGTGCCTTGAAGCTGAAGGAAATCAGCTACATCCACGCCGAAGGCTACGCGGCGGGCGAACTCAAGCATGGGCCGATCGCCCTGATCGACGAGAGCGTGCCGGTGATCGTGATCGCCCCCCACGACGCGATCTTCGAGAAGACCGTCTCGAACATGCAGGAGGTCGCCGCCCGCGGCGGCCGAATCATCCTTGTCGGAGACGCCAAGGGCGCGGCCGCGGCCGGACTCGACACGCTGGCGACGCTGACCATGCCGGACGTGGACCCGGTGATCGCGCCGATCGTCTACGCGGTGCCGATCCAGCTCATCGCCTACCACACCGCCGTCTTCATGGGGAAAGACGTCGACCAGCCGCGCAATCTGGCCAAATCCGTCACGGTGGAGTGA
- a CDS encoding heme-binding protein encodes MHVTIEQAEKAIEAARAKAVELGTQMCIAVVDSGGNLKAFHRMDGAWVGSIDIAQKKAKTAVFFGMKTGQIGSLSQPGGSLYGIEHSNQGLITFPGGIPIVDADGEMSGAIGVSGSSVENDDAVALAGASAIGDTELPDHPWRT; translated from the coding sequence ATGCACGTCACCATCGAGCAGGCGGAAAAGGCGATTGAGGCCGCGCGCGCCAAGGCGGTCGAACTCGGCACGCAGATGTGCATCGCCGTGGTCGATTCCGGCGGCAACCTGAAGGCCTTCCACCGCATGGACGGCGCCTGGGTCGGTTCGATCGACATCGCCCAGAAGAAGGCCAAGACCGCCGTGTTCTTCGGTATGAAGACCGGGCAGATCGGCTCGCTGTCGCAGCCGGGCGGCTCGCTCTACGGCATCGAGCACTCGAACCAGGGCCTGATCACCTTCCCCGGCGGCATCCCGATCGTCGATGCGGACGGAGAGATGTCGGGCGCCATCGGCGTCAGCGGCTCGTCGGTGGAGAACGACGACGCGGTGGCGCTCGCCGGCGCCAGCGCGATCGGCGACACTGAGTTGCCCGACCACCCCTGGCGCACCTGA
- a CDS encoding DUF502 domain-containing protein has product MAPTLSPIPDAPEPASSKTRVSARGRLRTYFLTGVIVAGPLAITIYITWWFIALIDGWVKPLVPASYLPDHYLPFSIPGLGLLIAFVAVTMLGFLTANLVGRSVVEFGEVLLARTPVISGLYRGLRQIFETLFSANGTSFRTVGLVEFPVKGTWSVVFLSAPAANEVQGALQAKEGGRHDYVGVFLPCAPNPTTGFFFYLPRAEIVEINISVDEAAKLVMSAGVIQPEDPRAGFHAMAASLRQAQVGESEAASETEKTRREPARPDL; this is encoded by the coding sequence GTGGCGCCGACCCTCTCGCCGATTCCGGACGCTCCGGAACCCGCCTCGTCCAAGACGCGCGTCAGCGCCCGCGGCCGGCTGCGGACCTACTTCCTCACCGGCGTGATCGTCGCAGGTCCGCTCGCGATCACGATCTACATCACGTGGTGGTTCATCGCCCTGATCGACGGCTGGGTGAAGCCGCTGGTGCCGGCGAGCTACCTGCCCGACCACTATCTGCCGTTCTCGATTCCGGGTCTCGGCCTGCTCATCGCCTTCGTGGCGGTGACGATGCTCGGCTTCCTCACCGCCAACCTCGTCGGGCGCTCGGTGGTGGAGTTCGGCGAGGTGCTGCTCGCCCGCACGCCCGTCATCTCAGGCCTTTATCGCGGCCTGCGCCAGATCTTCGAGACGCTGTTCTCGGCCAACGGCACCTCGTTCCGCACCGTCGGACTCGTGGAGTTTCCGGTCAAGGGGACATGGTCGGTAGTGTTCCTCTCGGCCCCCGCCGCGAACGAGGTGCAGGGTGCGCTCCAGGCCAAGGAGGGTGGCCGGCACGATTATGTCGGCGTGTTCCTACCCTGCGCGCCGAACCCGACCACCGGATTCTTCTTCTACCTGCCGCGGGCCGAGATCGTGGAGATCAATATCAGCGTGGACGAGGCGGCCAAGCTCGTGATGTCGGCCGGCGTGATCCAGCCGGAGGATCCGCGGGCGGGCTTCCATGCCATGGCCGCGTCCCTGCGCCAGGCACAAGTGGGGGAGAGCGAGGCGGCCTCTGAGACGGAAAAGACGCGCCGGGAACCGGCACGCCCTGATCTCTAA
- the recG gene encoding ATP-dependent DNA helicase RecG, which yields MTDDAPSLRPSILDPLFAPARGLPGVGPKIAPLIEKLLGSEERPARVADLLFHLPQSGVARPLCGSIRDAPTGEPVTLGVTVVAHRPPALGKRAFRVLVEDGTGDISLVFFGMPRGRIEKMLPVGSHRYVSGRIDLWDGTRQMVHPSRILDQEGLASLPAVEPIYGATEGLTSRVISKIVHGALDRLPVLPEWQDASYLARNRFPPFAEALRIEHRPEEAPPPPVEGQAPPASPARKRLAYDELLASQLALALVRARQRRKAGRVNAGDGHLKAQVEAALPFALTGAQARAVEEIRADMASERRMLRLLQGDVGSGKTAVALLAMASAVEAGRQAALMAPTEILARQHYERLVPLAGAMRLRLLTGRDRAAERRATLADLAAGEIDIVVGTHALFQESVAFRDLGLAVVDEQHRFGVHQRLALGAKGEAVDILVMTATPIPRTLALTFFGDMDVSVLDEKPAGRQPIKTITVPVERIDEVVGGLHRALAAGDRVYWICPLVAESEYVDLAAAGERFEDLKKHFGDAVGLIHGKMPGPEKDAAMEAFATGRTRVLVSTTVVEVGVDVPEATIMVIEHAERFGLAQLHQLRGRVGRGSKASSCLLLYRGPLGQVAKARLEMMRSSEDGFRIAEEDLRLRGEGEVLGTRQSGAAAFRLARLETDGDLLEAARDDARLIVERDPRLQSERGRALRVLLYLFEREAAIRLIGAG from the coding sequence ATGACCGACGACGCCCCGTCCTTACGCCCCAGCATCCTCGATCCGCTCTTCGCCCCCGCCCGCGGCCTGCCCGGCGTCGGGCCGAAGATCGCGCCGCTGATCGAGAAGCTGCTGGGCTCCGAGGAGCGGCCGGCCCGCGTCGCCGACCTGCTGTTCCACCTCCCCCAGAGCGGCGTCGCCCGCCCCCTCTGCGGCTCGATCCGCGACGCGCCGACGGGCGAACCCGTGACCCTCGGCGTCACCGTGGTGGCCCACCGTCCGCCGGCTCTCGGCAAGCGGGCCTTCCGGGTGCTGGTCGAGGACGGGACCGGCGACATCAGCCTCGTGTTCTTCGGCATGCCGCGCGGGCGCATCGAGAAGATGCTGCCAGTGGGCAGCCACCGCTACGTCTCCGGCCGGATCGACCTGTGGGACGGCACCCGGCAGATGGTGCATCCCTCGCGCATCCTCGACCAGGAGGGGCTGGCGAGCCTGCCCGCGGTCGAGCCGATCTACGGCGCGACCGAGGGGCTGACCTCACGGGTCATCAGCAAGATCGTCCACGGCGCGCTCGACCGGCTTCCCGTCCTGCCCGAGTGGCAGGACGCGTCCTATCTCGCCCGCAACCGCTTCCCGCCGTTTGCCGAGGCCCTGCGCATCGAGCATCGGCCGGAAGAGGCGCCCCCTCCCCCGGTCGAGGGACAGGCGCCGCCCGCGAGCCCCGCGCGCAAGCGCCTCGCCTATGACGAGCTGCTGGCCTCGCAGCTCGCGCTCGCCCTGGTGCGGGCCCGGCAGCGACGCAAGGCCGGCCGGGTCAATGCCGGCGACGGGCACCTGAAGGCACAGGTCGAGGCGGCGCTGCCCTTCGCACTCACCGGGGCGCAGGCGCGGGCGGTGGAGGAGATCCGCGCCGACATGGCCTCTGAGCGGCGGATGCTGCGCCTGCTCCAGGGCGATGTCGGCTCCGGCAAGACCGCCGTGGCGTTGCTCGCCATGGCCTCCGCTGTCGAGGCCGGGCGGCAGGCCGCCCTGATGGCCCCGACCGAGATCCTGGCGCGCCAGCATTACGAGCGGCTGGTGCCGCTCGCCGGCGCCATGCGTCTTCGCCTGCTGACCGGCCGCGATCGGGCCGCCGAGCGCCGGGCGACGCTGGCGGATCTGGCGGCGGGCGAGATCGACATCGTGGTCGGCACCCACGCCCTGTTCCAGGAATCGGTCGCCTTCCGCGATCTCGGCCTCGCCGTGGTGGACGAGCAGCACCGCTTCGGCGTGCACCAGCGCCTCGCGCTTGGCGCCAAGGGCGAGGCGGTGGACATCCTGGTGATGACCGCGACCCCGATCCCCCGCACCCTGGCGCTGACCTTCTTCGGCGACATGGACGTCTCGGTGCTCGACGAGAAGCCGGCCGGGCGCCAGCCGATCAAGACCATCACCGTGCCGGTGGAGCGCATCGACGAGGTGGTGGGCGGCCTGCACCGGGCGCTGGCGGCGGGCGACCGGGTCTACTGGATCTGCCCGCTGGTCGCCGAATCCGAGTACGTCGATCTCGCCGCGGCGGGCGAGCGGTTCGAGGATCTGAAGAAGCATTTCGGCGACGCGGTCGGCCTGATCCACGGCAAGATGCCGGGGCCGGAGAAGGACGCGGCGATGGAGGCGTTCGCAACGGGGCGCACCCGCGTGCTCGTCTCGACCACGGTGGTGGAGGTCGGCGTCGATGTGCCGGAGGCCACCATCATGGTGATCGAGCATGCCGAGCGCTTCGGGCTGGCCCAGCTCCACCAGCTCCGCGGCCGGGTCGGGCGCGGTTCGAAGGCCTCCTCCTGCCTGCTGCTCTACCGCGGCCCGCTCGGGCAGGTGGCCAAGGCGCGGCTGGAGATGATGCGCTCGAGCGAGGACGGCTTTCGCATCGCCGAGGAAGACCTGCGGCTGCGCGGCGAGGGCGAGGTGCTCGGCACCCGCCAGTCCGGCGCGGCCGCCTTCCGCCTTGCCCGGCTCGAGACCGACGGCGACCTGTTGGAGGCCGCCCGCGACGACGCGCGGCTGATCGTGGAGCGCGACCCGCGCCTCCAGAGCGAGCGCGGCCGGGCACTGAGGGTGCTGCTCTACCTGTTCGAGCGGGAAGCCGCGATCCGGCTGATCGGTGCGGGCTGA
- a CDS encoding succinate dehydrogenase assembly factor 2 yields MSGTTRTSADLDPRRRRTLFRAWHRGIREMDLIMGRFADAEIGALSEEELTQFEALIEVPDRDLFRWLTGEDATPENYDTAVYRRLKAFHRHDAPIHN; encoded by the coding sequence ATGTCCGGCACCACCCGCACCAGCGCCGACCTCGACCCGCGCCGCCGCCGCACGCTGTTTCGCGCGTGGCACCGCGGCATCCGCGAGATGGATCTGATCATGGGCCGCTTCGCCGATGCCGAGATCGGCGCGTTGTCCGAGGAGGAACTGACGCAGTTCGAGGCGCTGATCGAGGTGCCCGACCGTGACCTGTTCCGCTGGCTCACCGGCGAGGACGCGACGCCGGAGAATTACGACACCGCCGTCTATCGCCGGCTCAAGGCGTTCCATCGGCACGACGCACCGATCCATAACTGA